A region of Stigmatopora nigra isolate UIUO_SnigA chromosome 6, RoL_Snig_1.1, whole genome shotgun sequence DNA encodes the following proteins:
- the sid4 gene encoding secreted immunoglobulin domain 4, which yields MDAFHCALLLFSLLCSAAGQGFVVSVEPQTTTVREGESVSLRCLVGSDARPTQLQWRRANNQALAENVKIGPDGVVLTVANARPGNQGEYQCVATNSGGSSTASAQINIKFPPKVRLSPTGPLRVKIGNRVSVQCRATGRPWPKLSWRRQGSLLQLSSEERDGANTIQWVVVRPEDVGVYICKGENNVGVTEVKVEVILDGGPGAPMASVSHKEMAVVEGHSVTITCQATGSPPPLITWSKLRAPLPWKHTVAGGLLTLTSVGRQDSGQYICNATNIHGYSEAYTQMEVESPPHATSLPEQVKLQTGDALSLRCLAHGSHPISFEWSRVGRGTLPAISQISNDAQLFIAHVKISDGGTYKCVATNHIGSSEALAKVIVKGN from the exons ATGGACGCATTCCACTGTGCTCTGCTCCTCTTCTCTCTGCTATGTTCAG CTGCTGGTCAAGGTTTTGTGGTCTCAGTGGAGCCCCAGACTACTACTGTGCGTGAAGGGGAGTCAGTCAGCCTCAGGTGCCTAGTGGGGAGTGATGCACGTCCCACGCAACTGCAGTGGAGGAGAGCCAATAATCAAGCTTTGGCAG aaaatgttaaaattggcCCCGACGGTGTAGTTCTGACAGTTGCCAATGCTCGACCTGGTAACCAGGGCGAGTACCAATGTGTGGCAACTAACTCTGGAGGTTCCAGCACTGCTTCAGCACAGATCAACATCAAAT TTCCTCCTAAAGTTCGGTTGTCACCAACTGGTCCTCTGAGGGTAAAAATTGGTAACCGAGTATCTGTGCAATGTCGGGCGACAGGCAGACCATGGCCTAAGCTGAGCTGGAGACGCCAAGGTTCCCTTCTGCAGCTCAGTTCTGAGGAGAGAGATGGTGCCAACACCATACAA TGGGTTGTAGTACGTCCAGAAGATGTTGGTGTGTACATTTGCAAAGGTGAGAACAATGTGGGTGTGACTGAGGTTAAAGTGGAGGTAATCTTGGATGGGGGACCTGGTGCACCCATGGCGTCAGTGAGTCACAAGGAAATGGCAGTGGTGGAGGGTCATTCTGTCACTATCACCTGTCAGGCCACAG GGTCTCCTCCTCCCCTCATAACGTGGTCCAAACTGAGAGCCCCGTTACCATGGAAACACACAGTTGCTGGGGGTCTCCTGACACTGACCAGTGTGGGGCGCCAGGATTCCGGCCAATACATCTGTAACGCCACCAACATTCACGGCTACAGTGAGGCATACACACAGATGGAGGTGGAAA GCCCTCCTCACGCCACCTCTCTGCCAGAGCAAGTAAAACTCCAAACGGGTGATGCTCTTTCTTTGCGCTGCTTGGCCCATGGCTCCCATCCCATTAGTTTCGAATGGAGCCGGGTCGGGAGAGGTACCCTGCCTGCTATAAGTCAAATCAGCAACGACGCCCAACTTTTCATAGCACACGTTAAAATCAGTGATGGTGGAACATACAAGTGTGTGGCCACCAACCACATTGGGTCCAGCGAAGCACTGGCCAAGGTCATAGTTAAAG GTAATTGA